In Musa acuminata AAA Group cultivar baxijiao chromosome BXJ3-9, Cavendish_Baxijiao_AAA, whole genome shotgun sequence, a single genomic region encodes these proteins:
- the LOC135649537 gene encoding polyadenylate-binding protein 2-like, translated as MAQVQVQPQPPNGMANNGGAAGVNQFPSSSLYVGDLDVNVTDSQLYDLFSQIGQVVSVRVCRDIGTRRSLGYAYVNYNSPVDAARALDALNFTPLNNKPIRIMYSNRDPSTRRSGAANIFIKNLDKTIDNKALYDTFSVFGNILSCKVATDPSCQSKGYGFVQFDQEEAAQNAINKLNGMLINDKPVYVGPFLRKQERENSADKAKFNNVFVKNLSESTTKEDLERIFGKYGKITSAVVMREEDGKSKCFGFVNFENTDAAAQAVQELNGQKFDEKEWYVGKAQKKSERERELKGRFDQSIKEAADKYQGLNLYLKNLDDDIGDDSLKELFSEYGTITSCKIMRDPSGASKGSGFVAFSTPEEAARALADMNGKMINGKPLYVALAQSKEDRRARLQAHFSQMRPVAMTPAIGPRVPMYPPATPGLGQQIFYGQPPHALIPPQPGFGFPQQHVPGMRPVGAPMPNFYLPLVQQGQQTRPGGRRASAGPVQQTHQPMPLIQQQMLPRRVFRYPPGRNIPEVPMPSAPGGMLSPYDMGSLPIREAAISQPIPTGTLATALANATPEQQRTMLGESLYPLVDQLEHDHSAKVTGMLLEMDQTEVLHLLESPEALKAKVAEAMEVLRNAAQQHQHVNAPADQLAALSLNDGLQVE; from the exons ATGGCGCAGGTTCAAGTGCAGCCGCAGCCACCGAATGGGATGGCCAACAATGGTGGCGCTGCCGGGGTAAACCAGTTCCCGTCCTCATCGCtctacgtcggtgacctcgacgtgaACGTGACGGACTCGCAGCTGTATGATCTGTTCAGCCAGATTGGGCAAGTGGTGTCTGTGCGCGTGTGCCGCGACATCGGCACCCGCCGCTCGCTGGGCTATGCCTACGTCAATTACAACAGCCCGGTCGACG CTGCAAGGGCACTGGATGCGCTGAATTTCACACCTCTCAACAATAAGCCTATTCGTATAATGTATTCAAACCGGGACCCTAGCACTCGTAGAAGTGGGGCTGCTAATATATTTATTAAG AATCTGGACAAAACAATAGACAACAAAGCACTGTATGATACCTTCTCTGTATTCGGAAACATACTTTCTTGCAAGGTTGCTACTGATCCTTCTTGCCAGTCAAAAGGCTATGGTTTTGTTCAGTTTGATCAAGAGGAGGCGGCACAAAATGCAATTAACAAATTAAATGGTATGCTTATCAATGATAAGCCAGTTTATGTTGGACCTTTCCTTCGTAAACAAGAAAGGGAAAATTCAGCAGACAAGGCAAAATTTAATAATGTCTTTGTCAAAAACCTATCGGAATCTACAACAAAGGAAGATTTAGAGAGAATATTTGGCAAGTATGGGAAAATTACAAGTGCTGTTGTTATGAGGGAGGAGGATGGAAAATCAAAGTGCTTTGGATTTGTGAATTTTGAAAATACGGATGCTGCTGCTCAGGCAGTTCAGGAACTCAATGGGCAGAAATTTGATGAGAAGGAGTGGTATGTTGGAAAAGCACAGAAGAAATCTGAAAGGGAGCGAGAACTGAAAGGACGGTTCGATCAAAGTATTAAGGAAGCAGCAGATAAATATCAAGGACTCAACTTATATTTGAAAAATTTAGATGATGACATCGGAGATGATTCACTGAAAGAATTGTTTTCTGAATATGGTACTATTACATCTTGCAAG ATTATGCGGGATCCCAGTGGTGCAAGTAAAGGTTCTGGATTTGTTGCTTTCTCGACTCCTGAGGAAGCAGCTCGAGCT CTTGCAGATATGAATGGGAAGATGATTAATGGAAAACCACTCTATGTTGCACTTGCACAATCGAAAGAAGATAGGAGAGCTAGATTGCAG GCACATTTTTCACAGATGCGGCCAGTTGCAATGACACCTGCCATTGGTCCTAGGGTGCCTATGTACCCTCCTGCTACTCCTGGTTTGGGACAACAAATCTTTTATGGTCAACCTCCGCATGCTCTTATTCCTCCACAG CCGGGATTTGGCTTCCCACAACAGCATGTTCCGGGAATGAGGCCTGTGGGTGCTCCTATGCCAAATTTCTATTTGCCATTAGTCCAACAAGGTCAGCAGACACGCCCTGGGGGGAGACGTGCCAGCGCTGGACCTGTGCAACAAACACATCAGCCGATGCCTTTAATTCAGCAGCAG ATGCTTCCACGTCGTGTCTTTCGCTATCCTCCTGGGCGCAACATACCTGAGGTTCCTATGCCTAGTGCACCTGGAGGAATGCTCTCACCTTATGATATGGGTAGTTTGCCTATACGAGAGGCTGCCATTTCACAACCTATTCCCACCGGTACGCTGGCTACAGCCCTTGCTAATGCAACCCCTGAGCAGCAAAGAACG ATGCTTGGTGAAAGCCTGTACCCACTGGTGGACCAACTGGAACATGATCATTCAGCTAAAGTGACTGGAATGCTTCTGGAGATGGACCAGACAGAAGTCCTGCATTTGTTGGAGTCTCCGGAAGCATTGAAAGCAAAAGTGGCAGAAGCTATGGAAGTCCTGAGGAATGCTGCACAGCAGCACCAGCATGTGAATGCTCCAGCTGATCAGTTGGCAGCATTATCCCTGAATGATGGTCTTCAAGTTGAATAA